From the genome of Geobacter sp. SVR, one region includes:
- a CDS encoding sigma-54 dependent transcriptional regulator, translating into MIPRILVVDDELSMREFLCILLEREGYEAVVAPDAAEALLLLENNLFDLIISDVQMPALNGIELLARVKAMSPDTAVLMMTAFSAAEQAVEAMKLGAYDYIAKPFKVEEIKVLIRNALEKTTLKRENFVLKQTVLQRDNFCGIIGSSPRMKEIFALTQKVAPSSSSVMIQGESGTGKELVARAIHDSSPRSAKPFVAVNCGAIPETLMESELFGHKKGAFTGAVSDRPGLFEQAQGGTLFLDEIGELPLLMQTKLLRVLQEREFRRVGGTEVQKSDVRILTASNRDLQGQIKEGGFREDLFYRINVVQIFLPPLRERIEDIPILVDHFFHKFAGAAPSGDIITPAALKALMNYQFPGNIRELENIIERSLILDPSIVAEGNLPKQVFSGQGADATSGVDIPAEGMQLEPLLEDIEKQYLLKALEKTAGAKKKAAELLGMSFRSFRYRLAKFGLDAGEE; encoded by the coding sequence ATGATACCCAGAATACTGGTCGTCGATGATGAATTGAGCATGCGGGAATTTCTCTGCATATTGCTGGAGCGCGAAGGATATGAAGCCGTTGTGGCGCCGGATGCCGCAGAGGCGCTGTTGCTATTGGAAAACAACCTGTTCGACCTGATCATCTCGGATGTTCAGATGCCCGCCTTGAACGGCATCGAGCTCTTGGCCCGGGTCAAGGCCATGTCTCCCGATACGGCCGTATTGATGATGACCGCCTTCTCTGCTGCCGAGCAGGCGGTGGAGGCCATGAAACTGGGGGCTTACGATTACATTGCCAAGCCCTTCAAGGTCGAGGAAATCAAGGTCCTGATCCGGAATGCGCTGGAGAAGACCACTCTGAAGCGCGAGAATTTCGTTCTCAAGCAGACCGTTCTGCAGCGCGACAACTTTTGCGGCATCATCGGCTCCAGCCCCAGGATGAAGGAGATATTCGCCTTGACCCAGAAGGTGGCTCCCAGCAGCAGTTCGGTCATGATACAGGGAGAGAGCGGCACCGGTAAGGAACTGGTGGCCCGTGCCATCCATGACAGCAGTCCGCGCAGTGCCAAGCCTTTCGTGGCGGTCAACTGCGGAGCTATTCCCGAAACCCTGATGGAAAGCGAACTGTTCGGCCATAAAAAAGGGGCCTTTACCGGCGCGGTCAGCGACCGGCCCGGGCTGTTCGAACAGGCCCAGGGGGGCACGCTATTTCTGGACGAGATCGGCGAGCTGCCGCTGCTGATGCAAACCAAGCTGCTGCGGGTCCTCCAGGAACGGGAATTCAGGCGGGTAGGGGGGACCGAGGTGCAGAAGTCGGATGTCCGCATCCTGACCGCCTCGAATCGCGATTTGCAGGGACAGATCAAGGAGGGGGGCTTTCGCGAGGATCTGTTCTATCGCATCAATGTGGTGCAGATCTTCCTGCCCCCCTTACGGGAGCGGATCGAGGATATCCCGATCCTGGTGGATCATTTTTTCCACAAGTTCGCCGGTGCCGCCCCATCGGGAGACATTATCACCCCGGCAGCGCTCAAGGCGCTGATGAACTATCAATTTCCCGGGAATATCCGCGAACTGGAAAACATAATCGAGCGCAGCCTGATCCTCGATCCGTCCATTGTTGCCGAGGGAAACCTGCCGAAACAGGTATTCTCCGGCCAGGGTGCCGATGCCACTTCCGGGGTGGATATCCCGGCGGAAGGCATGCAACTGGAACCGCTTCTGGAAGATATCGAAAAGCAATACCTGCTGAAGGCGCTCGAAAAGACCGCCGGAGCCAAGAAAAAGGCGGCGGAGCTACTGGGCATGTCGTTCCGCTCCTTCCGCTACCGCCTCGCAAAATTCGGGCTGGATGCGGGCGAAGAGTGA
- a CDS encoding type IV pilin protein: protein MLNKLRNKKGFTLIELLIVVAIIGILAAVAIPQFSAYRQKGYDSAAQSDLRNLKTQMEASYADNNGYPGGL, encoded by the coding sequence ATGCTTAACAAACTCAGGAACAAAAAAGGCTTCACCCTGATTGAGCTCTTGATCGTCGTTGCGATCATCGGCATCCTGGCCGCCGTGGCCATCCCGCAGTTCTCGGCTTACCGTCAAAAGGGGTATGACTCCGCCGCCCAAAGCGATCTGAGGAACCTCAAAACTCAGATGGAAGCATCCTACGCCGACAACAATGGCTATCCGGGTGGCCTGTAA
- the eno gene encoding phosphopyruvate hydratase: MSEIVDVYAREILDSRGNPTLEVEVFLESGAFGRAAVPSGASTGEREALELRDGDKSRYLGKGVLKAVDNVNNVIADELIGMDADDQVGIDMKMLEMDGTEYKSKLGANAILGVSLAVAKAAADEAGQPLYKYIGGAGARELPLPMMNIINGGAHADNNVDIQEFMIMPAGAKSFAEALRIGAEIFHALKSVLKGKGYNTAVGDEGGFAPDLKSNEEALEVIMEAIVKAGYKPGEDVVLALDVASSELFKDGKYTLENEAQKIKTADEMVSFYENLVNKYPIVSIEDGMAENDWEGWKKLTERLGKRIQIVGDDLFVTNPKILKEGISQGIANSILIKLNQIGTLTETLEAIEMAKRAGYTTVISHRSGETEDTTLADLAVAVNAGQIKTGSLCRTDRVAKYNQLLRIEDELDTCALFKGHDVFYNIKK, translated from the coding sequence ATGAGTGAAATTGTAGATGTCTATGCCAGAGAAATCCTCGATTCCCGCGGCAATCCGACCCTCGAGGTTGAGGTTTTCCTCGAGTCCGGAGCTTTCGGACGGGCCGCCGTTCCCTCCGGGGCATCCACCGGCGAACGCGAGGCGCTCGAGCTGCGCGATGGCGACAAGTCCCGCTATCTGGGCAAGGGAGTTCTCAAGGCTGTCGATAATGTCAATAATGTGATTGCCGACGAGCTGATCGGCATGGACGCCGACGATCAGGTCGGCATCGACATGAAGATGCTGGAGATGGACGGCACCGAATATAAAAGCAAACTCGGTGCCAATGCCATCCTCGGGGTATCCCTGGCCGTGGCCAAGGCTGCCGCCGACGAGGCAGGCCAGCCGCTCTACAAGTACATCGGCGGAGCCGGCGCACGGGAACTGCCGCTGCCGATGATGAACATCATCAATGGCGGCGCCCATGCCGACAACAACGTGGACATCCAGGAGTTCATGATCATGCCTGCCGGTGCGAAAAGTTTCGCCGAAGCGCTACGCATCGGTGCCGAGATCTTCCATGCCCTGAAGAGCGTGCTCAAGGGCAAGGGCTACAACACCGCCGTGGGCGACGAAGGCGGTTTCGCCCCTGACCTCAAATCCAACGAGGAAGCCCTGGAAGTGATCATGGAAGCCATTGTCAAGGCCGGATACAAGCCGGGAGAAGATGTGGTTCTGGCGCTGGATGTGGCTTCGTCCGAACTGTTCAAGGACGGTAAATATACACTGGAGAACGAGGCCCAGAAAATCAAGACCGCCGACGAGATGGTCAGCTTCTATGAGAACCTGGTCAACAAGTACCCGATCGTCTCGATCGAGGACGGCATGGCGGAAAACGACTGGGAGGGCTGGAAGAAACTCACCGAACGTCTCGGCAAGCGCATTCAGATCGTGGGTGACGACCTGTTTGTCACCAACCCGAAAATCCTCAAGGAAGGCATCTCCCAGGGCATTGCCAATTCGATCCTGATCAAGCTGAATCAGATCGGTACTCTGACCGAAACCCTGGAGGCGATCGAAATGGCCAAACGTGCCGGATATACCACGGTCATCTCCCACCGTTCGGGCGAAACCGAGGACACCACCCTGGCCGACCTGGCAGTGGCGGTCAATGCCGGCCAGATCAAGACAGGTTCGCTCTGCCGCACCGATCGCGTCGCAAAGTACAACCAGCTGCTGCGCATCGAGGACGAGCTCGATACCTGCGCCCTTTTCAAGGGACACGACGTCTTCTACAACATCAAGAAATAA